The following are encoded in a window of Mycobacteroides chelonae CCUG 47445 genomic DNA:
- a CDS encoding TetR/AcrR family transcriptional regulator — MTEDTLLNTLASADPAALRLPDDVDELTERVLAAAFEQIAVVGWRRSTVDDVAKRAGLSRATVYRRFPNKRALTEAVVYAELRKYMSGVSARVEGRTMTLADRMAESSSYTVEFILDHPLLRRLLETEPDSILPALTTEAGPLIGAFREFCASLWKSEIYGEAEVSGQILAHLRTVAELHIRIALSLILTRQTAIGLETEEQARRFALDYLAPMLDSGGDSSA, encoded by the coding sequence GTGACTGAGGACACACTGCTCAATACGCTGGCCTCGGCCGATCCTGCCGCGCTGCGCCTGCCCGATGATGTCGACGAACTCACCGAGCGGGTACTGGCGGCCGCCTTCGAACAGATCGCGGTGGTGGGCTGGCGCCGATCGACGGTTGACGACGTGGCCAAGCGCGCTGGGCTGAGCCGTGCGACGGTCTACCGGCGATTTCCGAACAAGAGGGCCCTGACCGAAGCGGTGGTGTACGCGGAGTTACGTAAGTACATGAGCGGGGTGTCCGCCCGTGTTGAGGGTCGAACGATGACGCTGGCCGATCGGATGGCTGAAAGCTCTTCCTACACTGTTGAATTCATCCTCGATCACCCGCTCCTGCGGAGGTTGTTGGAAACCGAGCCGGACTCGATATTGCCCGCGCTCACCACAGAAGCCGGCCCTCTGATCGGGGCATTCCGTGAGTTTTGCGCGAGCCTTTGGAAGAGCGAGATCTATGGTGAGGCAGAGGTTTCTGGGCAGATCTTGGCTCACTTGCGTACGGTCGCCGAGTTGCACATACGTATTGCCCTGTCCTTGATTCTTACGAGGCAGACCGCCATTGGGCTCGAGACCGAGGAACAGGCGCGCCGGTTCGCACTGGATTACCTGGCCCCGATGTTGGACTCGGGCGGCGATTCCTCGGCGTGA
- a CDS encoding DUF4383 domain-containing protein: protein MSRAAFSRYIQDVCASRVQFLTFLMGVWFTPQGPIGLMINHDFPLRSTHEMYTASFYAFGVIPVGVNGWHALFHLATGIALLIGARTRTNAIRYAAAVALVYWAMVAVCIGGGMTVCSVMAVDTVGNWVHGSEGLILALIAAYGVISGNKSPVAQAVPAS, encoded by the coding sequence ATGTCTCGAGCTGCGTTTTCTCGCTACATCCAGGACGTATGCGCAAGCCGCGTTCAGTTCCTCACCTTCCTCATGGGTGTTTGGTTCACTCCACAGGGGCCCATCGGGCTGATGATCAACCACGACTTTCCGCTGCGCTCCACGCACGAGATGTACACGGCGTCGTTCTATGCGTTCGGCGTCATCCCCGTGGGTGTCAATGGCTGGCATGCGCTATTCCACCTGGCCACCGGTATTGCGCTACTGATTGGCGCCCGGACTCGCACTAACGCCATCCGTTATGCGGCCGCGGTGGCGCTGGTCTACTGGGCAATGGTGGCGGTGTGCATCGGTGGCGGCATGACCGTGTGCAGCGTGATGGCCGTCGACACCGTCGGCAACTGGGTCCACGGCTCCGAGGGGCTGATCCTGGCCCTGATCGCCGCCTACGGCGTGATCAGTGGGAACAAGTCACCCGTAGCCCAGGCCGTCCCGGCCTCCTAG